A portion of the Manihot esculenta cultivar AM560-2 chromosome 2, M.esculenta_v8, whole genome shotgun sequence genome contains these proteins:
- the LOC110609608 gene encoding F-box protein FBW2 isoform X1: MEGYMADGSEYRCWDELIPDALGLIFRNLSLQETLTVVPRVCKSWSRAVSGPYCWQEIDIEEWSKRRQPHHLDRMLRLLITRSCGSLRKLSVTGIPNDAIFSFLVEHAGSLQTLRMPRSEISDSIVEQIAGRLSMITFLDVSYCNKIGARALEAIGKRCKLLLVLCRNMELSSSADQLPLDDEAHAIATTMPKLKHLEIAYHLLISTESVLKILSSCPELEFMNLTGCWDVKLDGNFLKEKFPKVRILGPHLLEYYDMNDWGDYCSEYSDASEYFAWEIFSGDMGDYDDDDSFDEMWDDEERLEELELRFYEGIEDAGLYGWPPSP, encoded by the exons atg GAAGGATATATGGCAGATGGGAGTGAGTATCGCTGTTGGGATGAGCTGATACCAGATGCTCTTGGGCTTATCTTTAGAAATCTTTCCCTGCAAGAGACATTGACAGTGGTCCCAAGGGTTTGCAAATCATGGAGCAGAGCAGTTTCAGGGCCATATTGTTGGCAAGAGATAGACATTGAGGAATGGAGCAAAAGGCGCCAGCCTCATCACCTTGATCGCATGCTACGGTTGTTGATTACTAGAAGCTGTGGATCCCTGCGCAAGCTATCTGTCACTGGAATTCCAAATGATGCCATTTTCTCATTTCTCGTTGAGCA TGCTGGATCCCTTCAGACTTTGCGGATGCCAAGAAGTGAAATAAGTGATTCAATTGTTGAACAGATTGCTGGAAGACTTTCAATGATCACTTTCTTGGATGTGAGCTATTGCAATAAAATTGGTGCTCGAGCTTTAGAGGCTATTGGAAAGCGTTGTAAATTGCTTTTGGTGCTGTGCCGGAACATGGAGCTATCATCTTCAGCAGATCAGCTTCCGCTAGATGATGAGGCTCATGCCATTGCTACCACGATGCCTAAGCTGAAGCATTTAGAAATTGCCTACCATCTTCTCATCAGCACAGAAAGTGTGTTGAAAATCCTTTCAAGCTGCCCTGAGCTTGAGTTCATGAATTTGACAGGATGCTGGGATGTGAAACTTGACGGGAATTTCCTCAAAGAGAAGTTCCCAAAAGTGAGAATATTAGGGCCTCATCTCCTGGAGTATTATGATATGAATGACTGGGGAGATTATTGCTCTGAATATTCAGATGCTTCCGAGTACTTTGCTTGGGAAATCTTTTCTGGCGATATGGGagattatgatgatgatgatagttttgatgaaatGTGGGATGACGAGGAAAGGCTGGAGGAGCTTGAGCTCAGGTTCTATGAAGGCATTGAGGATGCTGGATTATATGGTTGGCCTCCATCTCCATAG
- the LOC110609608 gene encoding F-box protein FBW2 isoform X3 produces MADGSEYRCWDELIPDALGLIFRNLSLQETLTVVPRVCKSWSRAVSGPYCWQEIDIEEWSKRRQPHHLDRMLRLLITRSCGSLRKLSVTGIPNDAIFSFLVEHAGSLQTLRMPRSEISDSIVEQIAGRLSMITFLDVSYCNKIGARALEAIGKRCKLLLVLCRNMELSSSADQLPLDDEAHAIATTMPKLKHLEIAYHLLISTESVLKILSSCPELEFMNLTGCWDVKLDGNFLKEKFPKVRILGPHLLEYYDMNDWGDYCSEYSDASEYFAWEIFSGDMGDYDDDDSFDEMWDDEERLEELELRFYEGIEDAGLYGWPPSP; encoded by the exons ATGGCAGATGGGAGTGAGTATCGCTGTTGGGATGAGCTGATACCAGATGCTCTTGGGCTTATCTTTAGAAATCTTTCCCTGCAAGAGACATTGACAGTGGTCCCAAGGGTTTGCAAATCATGGAGCAGAGCAGTTTCAGGGCCATATTGTTGGCAAGAGATAGACATTGAGGAATGGAGCAAAAGGCGCCAGCCTCATCACCTTGATCGCATGCTACGGTTGTTGATTACTAGAAGCTGTGGATCCCTGCGCAAGCTATCTGTCACTGGAATTCCAAATGATGCCATTTTCTCATTTCTCGTTGAGCA TGCTGGATCCCTTCAGACTTTGCGGATGCCAAGAAGTGAAATAAGTGATTCAATTGTTGAACAGATTGCTGGAAGACTTTCAATGATCACTTTCTTGGATGTGAGCTATTGCAATAAAATTGGTGCTCGAGCTTTAGAGGCTATTGGAAAGCGTTGTAAATTGCTTTTGGTGCTGTGCCGGAACATGGAGCTATCATCTTCAGCAGATCAGCTTCCGCTAGATGATGAGGCTCATGCCATTGCTACCACGATGCCTAAGCTGAAGCATTTAGAAATTGCCTACCATCTTCTCATCAGCACAGAAAGTGTGTTGAAAATCCTTTCAAGCTGCCCTGAGCTTGAGTTCATGAATTTGACAGGATGCTGGGATGTGAAACTTGACGGGAATTTCCTCAAAGAGAAGTTCCCAAAAGTGAGAATATTAGGGCCTCATCTCCTGGAGTATTATGATATGAATGACTGGGGAGATTATTGCTCTGAATATTCAGATGCTTCCGAGTACTTTGCTTGGGAAATCTTTTCTGGCGATATGGGagattatgatgatgatgatagttttgatgaaatGTGGGATGACGAGGAAAGGCTGGAGGAGCTTGAGCTCAGGTTCTATGAAGGCATTGAGGATGCTGGATTATATGGTTGGCCTCCATCTCCATAG
- the LOC110609608 gene encoding F-box protein FBW2 isoform X2, with protein MQSFILISPSPDTLSNIHANDVSEQFSCEGYMADGSEYRCWDELIPDALGLIFRNLSLQETLTVVPRVCKSWSRAVSGPYCWQEIDIEEWSKRRQPHHLDRMLRLLITRSCGSLRKLSVTGIPNDAIFSFLVEHAGSLQTLRMPRSEISDSIVEQIAGRLSMITFLDVSYCNKIGARALEAIGKRCKLLLVLCRNMELSSSADQLPLDDEAHAIATTMPKLKHLEIAYHLLISTESVLKILSSCPELEFMNLTGCWDVKLDGNFLKEKFPKVRILGPHLLEYYDMNDWGDYCSEYSDASEYFAWEIFSGDMGDYDDDDSFDEMWDDEERLEELELRFYEGIEDAGLYGWPPSP; from the exons ATGCAGAGTTTTATCTTAATCTCACCCTCACCCGATACCCTTTCTAATATACATGCAAATGATGTTTCTGAGCAGTTTTCTTGT GAAGGATATATGGCAGATGGGAGTGAGTATCGCTGTTGGGATGAGCTGATACCAGATGCTCTTGGGCTTATCTTTAGAAATCTTTCCCTGCAAGAGACATTGACAGTGGTCCCAAGGGTTTGCAAATCATGGAGCAGAGCAGTTTCAGGGCCATATTGTTGGCAAGAGATAGACATTGAGGAATGGAGCAAAAGGCGCCAGCCTCATCACCTTGATCGCATGCTACGGTTGTTGATTACTAGAAGCTGTGGATCCCTGCGCAAGCTATCTGTCACTGGAATTCCAAATGATGCCATTTTCTCATTTCTCGTTGAGCA TGCTGGATCCCTTCAGACTTTGCGGATGCCAAGAAGTGAAATAAGTGATTCAATTGTTGAACAGATTGCTGGAAGACTTTCAATGATCACTTTCTTGGATGTGAGCTATTGCAATAAAATTGGTGCTCGAGCTTTAGAGGCTATTGGAAAGCGTTGTAAATTGCTTTTGGTGCTGTGCCGGAACATGGAGCTATCATCTTCAGCAGATCAGCTTCCGCTAGATGATGAGGCTCATGCCATTGCTACCACGATGCCTAAGCTGAAGCATTTAGAAATTGCCTACCATCTTCTCATCAGCACAGAAAGTGTGTTGAAAATCCTTTCAAGCTGCCCTGAGCTTGAGTTCATGAATTTGACAGGATGCTGGGATGTGAAACTTGACGGGAATTTCCTCAAAGAGAAGTTCCCAAAAGTGAGAATATTAGGGCCTCATCTCCTGGAGTATTATGATATGAATGACTGGGGAGATTATTGCTCTGAATATTCAGATGCTTCCGAGTACTTTGCTTGGGAAATCTTTTCTGGCGATATGGGagattatgatgatgatgatagttttgatgaaatGTGGGATGACGAGGAAAGGCTGGAGGAGCTTGAGCTCAGGTTCTATGAAGGCATTGAGGATGCTGGATTATATGGTTGGCCTCCATCTCCATAG